A single genomic interval of Arthrobacter globiformis harbors:
- the miaB gene encoding tRNA (N6-isopentenyl adenosine(37)-C2)-methylthiotransferase MiaB, which produces MSLTYPSPATGTENDPTGDAAVPRTYQVRTFGCQMNVHDSERMAGMLEAAGYVPADGAQADVVVFNTCAVRENADNKLYGNLGQLAPIKAANPGMQIAVGGCLAQKDRETILKKAPWVDAVFGTHNVGALPALLDRARHNNEAQLEILESLDVFPSTLPTKRDSVYSGWVSISVGCNNTCTFCIVPALRGKEKDRRPGEILAEVQALVDDGAIEVTLLGQNVNSYGVEFGDRQAFSKLLRACGEIPGLERVRFTSPHPAAFTDDVIDAMAETPNVMPQLHMPLQSGSDKVLRDMKRSYRSAKFLGILDKVRAKMPHAAISTDIIVGFPGETEEDFQATLDVVEKSRFATAFTFQYSKRPGTPAADLPDQLPKAVVQERFERLTALQDRIAAEENAKQLGRRVEVMVTAQSGRKSEETHRLSGRSQDQRLVHFTVPEGAPAPRPGDLVTVTITAAAAFHLVADPATAADYSLRRSRAGDAWDRAQADSCGVPAPGAAGAAGRTGVSLGMPSLPVRSR; this is translated from the coding sequence GTGAGTCTGACCTATCCTTCCCCCGCAACCGGCACCGAAAACGACCCGACTGGTGACGCCGCTGTGCCCCGCACCTACCAGGTGCGCACCTTCGGCTGCCAGATGAACGTTCACGACTCCGAGCGCATGGCGGGCATGCTGGAAGCCGCCGGTTATGTACCGGCGGACGGTGCCCAGGCTGACGTTGTCGTCTTCAACACCTGCGCTGTGCGGGAAAACGCCGACAACAAGCTCTACGGCAACCTCGGCCAGTTGGCCCCCATCAAGGCAGCCAACCCGGGGATGCAGATCGCCGTCGGCGGCTGCCTCGCCCAGAAGGACCGCGAAACCATCCTGAAGAAGGCGCCCTGGGTCGATGCCGTCTTCGGCACGCACAATGTCGGCGCCCTGCCTGCACTTTTGGACCGGGCGCGCCACAACAACGAGGCGCAGCTGGAAATCCTCGAGTCGCTGGACGTCTTCCCATCCACGCTGCCCACCAAGCGCGACTCTGTCTATTCGGGTTGGGTGTCCATTTCGGTCGGCTGCAACAACACCTGCACCTTCTGCATCGTCCCAGCCCTGCGGGGCAAGGAAAAGGACCGCCGGCCGGGGGAGATCCTTGCCGAGGTCCAGGCGCTGGTGGACGACGGCGCCATCGAAGTGACGCTCCTGGGCCAGAACGTGAACTCGTACGGGGTGGAGTTCGGAGACCGCCAGGCCTTCTCCAAGCTGCTGCGCGCCTGCGGCGAGATCCCGGGCCTGGAACGGGTACGTTTCACGAGCCCCCACCCGGCCGCGTTCACCGATGACGTCATTGACGCCATGGCCGAGACGCCCAACGTCATGCCGCAACTGCACATGCCTCTCCAGTCGGGATCGGACAAGGTCCTGCGTGACATGAAGCGTTCCTACCGGTCGGCGAAGTTCCTCGGGATCCTGGACAAGGTCCGCGCCAAGATGCCGCATGCGGCGATTTCCACGGACATCATCGTCGGTTTCCCGGGGGAGACGGAGGAGGATTTCCAGGCGACCCTGGACGTCGTCGAAAAGTCACGGTTCGCCACGGCCTTCACCTTCCAGTATTCCAAGCGGCCTGGCACGCCCGCCGCGGACCTGCCGGACCAGCTGCCCAAGGCGGTGGTGCAGGAACGTTTTGAGCGACTCACTGCGCTCCAGGACCGCATCGCGGCGGAAGAGAACGCCAAGCAGCTGGGACGCCGTGTCGAGGTCATGGTCACCGCCCAGTCCGGCCGGAAGTCCGAGGAAACCCACCGCCTCTCAGGCCGTTCGCAGGACCAGCGCCTTGTCCACTTCACGGTTCCCGAGGGCGCACCTGCCCCGCGTCCCGGAGACCTGGTGACAGTGACCATTACGGCAGCGGCCGCCTTCCACCTGGTCGCCGATCCGGCCACCGCAGCCGACTACTCCCTGCGCCGGTCCCGTGCCGGCGATGCCTGGGACAGGGCGCAGGCCGACTCCTGCGGCGTGCCGGCGCCTGGCGCAGCGGGGGCTGCGGGCAGGACCGGCGTGTCGCTTGGCATGCCGTCACTCCCGGTGCGGAGCCGCTGA